The DNA region GATCCTTGCATTTTTCAATATTCTGCTAATTTTCTATGTGCTTTTTCCTCGTTCTTTCTTCAGTCTATGGGtccgttcgaatcggaaggcagctgcctactgcctccctccctaaatagagagctctctaactagacatgactttagtTTAAACGCGTCGTTTAAAAAttagcgtagcactctagaatctttggttaacactacggtatgacgttagcaaaagcctgacgttaaactaaattagcctacgtaagctagcaggctaacggtataaagtagtttcactgacagctaatatctcagaccaggcgttgttagtgggtacaacaatggtataaccaggtagtaaatcgtttattttcaatctactttccacaaatccaagctaaataacgtcacacaaatgacatttcaacagactcggcagtcatttaccgatatcggcagccatgtttgttttgttttcaccgaGATTCAGACGTggacgcaaaggattgtgggtagaAGGGAGCTTGTagtgtacatcgatgctgccttcaaaaatgACCGTTATTCGggaattctaagatatcttagaaggcagcgaaaatcgttttttcggtttcgaacggccttcgctgccttgctctctagttagatatcttagaaggcagcagttttacccgattcgaacggagcctaTGTCAGACTACTTTTTAGTTTCAAATTATTGTTTCTGATTTTCTTTCTGGAGGGTGAGAGATCATAAATTACATCCGATTCAGTGGAATCAGTTAaacatataataatataatatgtcTCAGCTATTGTGGGTCACAGACTCAAATGGCCTCTCCTAATACAGCAGCACTGATATCACACAGCCTGCTCTTCAAATCTGAAGACTTCACCGTCTCCGCATTTTATCTTTGCCTGTTTATTTCTGACACCTCCACTGACAGACAGGCATCTCCAGATCAATCTCCATAAGACTGAAGAGCTGTTCTTCCTTGCCAGGCATTCATCACACAGTCTGTCTCAACTTGGAATCCTTGTTGAGTAAAGTGACTGAAACCACACAACTTCTCCTGTCTCATGACTACTGTTGTGCCTCATCAGTTAACCACTGTTTGGCAGGTATATCCAGCCAAATCTCCTCATATAACCCCAAATGGCCATGATGTGGTGTATTTAAGATAAATATATGCACACTTTCAAGCTTCACTCCAAATATACAAATAAACcagaagacttttattttgtaattCCTTTTGTGTGCAGTAGTTGCATCGTCCTGCAGAAGAAAAGAAGCCCACTGCTGCAGGTAGGTTGGGCGGAAGTGGATCAGCATACTAAATGATTAAAAATCATGTTGTATGTCATATATGTTATTATGACCATCCACATAACTTGAGTTTCTGTGATGTTTCACATTGTCTTGTAACTTTTATTtggttttgtatttttattggACCTTGAGGCACATTTGTATTGCTTAAGTGCAAACAGACTTTCATTTTGTCCAGCTCTTTATGCCCTCCCTCAATGTGTATTTCCTGACCACGTGCAGGTAACCAATCATATTTgttttgcatatatgttttatGTTCCACTCGTAGCATTTGCAATCTAGAATGACTAGCCATTAACGTCGGCGTTACCTACCTGTCACAATCTAAATGCAGTACCACAGCACAGTTTGTGTGGGGTATATGAAATTCACATcctaatttattttttatacatATTACTTAAATGCAATGTATCACTGTATAATCACCCAGCCTGGTTAGCACACATACCTTCTCAATTGTGTAAtttgagagtgggtctggatAAGTTTCTTTGACTTACTGACTTCCAGCAGGGGCATAACTAGAAGTGAGATTACATGTACATTTAATTGGTGaattaaactcttaccaaatcaCTTCAGAACTGTAGCAATTTTGTAACCAAAGGtcttaaatgcagttgttcCATAAAAAATCCAAGCTGGATTAGCAACTGTATCCTATTTTCATGACCTTGTTTTAGGGATACTCTGCAAATGGGCTTCAATGCCTTCTTGGCCACAGACCTGCAGAGCACATCCCATATTTGCCAAAAGTTTGCATGGGGATTCCCAGGCTGTTTTCACCCTATTAGCATGTATTGAACTATTACACTGTACGGTCATTGCGTAAATATGTATTACGAATAAAAATATAACAGATTTTAACAGACAGACTAGCCATAGTAACTTACTTGTTTACAAACATTATAAAGATTCAAATTTTTATGTCacattatttatttcttttcgggatttatttttttgtcgtTTTATTGATACACCTCATACTGATATTATAGTAATTTCAATTGTTTTTAATTGTACATTTGTAATGTATATAGTAATGCACCCTGAGCAGAGGAGAAAGGAAGCTAATTGCTGCAGTCGGACCAGATGCCGGTGGCCGGTCATGGCTGATcatcatcttgaatttcccgTTGTGGATCaataaattatctatctatctatctatcacatgaaaattggccgattccagtctcCAGCCGATCAATCGGTGCATCTCcaatatttttttaatcatgGAACtcacaatgaccaggataaaatCCTCCACACATTTACACCCCAGTATTTTACTGTTCTCCTCAACCTGCAGACAATCACGGTCTCTGCTGTCATCTGACAAGGATCAGCTTGCAATTCCTTACACCAGACTCCAGACCTTTAGGGACAGAGCCTTCAGAGCTGCTGCCCCCATGTCTGGAATAATCTACCCCTCCACATACACAGTGCCTTCTTCCCAAGACATGTTCAAACAACTCCTAAAATCACATCTGTTTTCTGACCCACCCCCCCTTCCAAACCCTTTGCTTTTGTTTGATAAGCAACCTTTGATATCTTGAAAGGTGTGGTTTTTagccgttgttgttgttattattattaaagatGCTCTAAGTGATGTAACATAGTTTATCAGCTAAAATATGTTTGTCAATTACAGCAAACAACACCACACTATCCGCTAGCTGTCTATCCCCTGAACACACAGCCTCTGTgaacagcccaggctccaaaaacagcaacaaaaacagccTGGTTCAGCCTGGACCATAAAACAAACGTTTCCAGCCAATCATAGAGGACATGCATGTTTAGGAAAGTTTCAgttgagggggtggagggagtaGGGAGCTAGGTCAatgcaaagccatcgatatcttaaagttgcgacactaccattgactcccgtgtacaaacaatggcggcatatccggtatgtcatggtcgttgaaaggaactactcaatgggagaatgaatgaatatctcaggtgttataataagacttttctacatgacttatggttgtgtgcataataatgcattttcattgagtaatatatgtatgtggaaatgcagtttatagtaattttcattgagtatttaccgtaaatattacagtttttcacaattgctagaacacctttttcagaactctttacctttttctcaaaactgtgaacacaaaactcatttctcaaactacattctcgaaacccttcaatcttgttgcaaaactgaacaatcacctcaaaacacttttaactttgctcaaatacaccaaacaatggaagacacagttttcagggcagggtttatggctcctggaggaattgtattcattctaattcgaaaaataaaatatcacaatgaaaataaagaataaggacttatatatataatataactcaaaaataactcagctctttcactctctcagagttgagctcaaagggtagtaagtgtgtaacagtggatgttcagtgattacagtactgtactgtatgataatggacatttacgctatttctcatctgtagtctgaatctttggattattgacgccacagagaaaccactgatgttgggatggaccatgaagtcctgcttctctcattggcattccatgaaccagaacatggtcaatgattgttgcccaaatatcatcatttacagtattgcaactcttgggactctctgtctttctcttcatcctcgtCCTCCTACCTgcgccctcctcttccttgtaccccacttctactgtaacacacacttgttgtcccctgcgtctctgtcaactctgaactgacttatattggttgtcacagcattagacagaagtgttatcaattttgagtggtagtgttcaaatggagacaactgtgcactaattgtgttcaacttctgtgttgtttggttatcaatataattaagaagtgcatcagaatgcacaatgtgttcacagttttgcaaaaagggttaatgagtttggtaaaatgggtgaaagtgggtgaaagtagtctatggttttgccaaaaaaaggaataattcaataaatgtgttcaggcatttgagaatttgattcagagaatggggtttagtgtttgagcaactgtgaaaaactgtaaatgaattaaacagcatcatattaaccgtatttcttaacaaattaattttctacaacaaaatgactttgtcattattatctttGAAATAATTATATACGTTATGTTTACTGCATTGTGTACATGTCCaatggggtgggaggggggttatGGCCCACCGGTCAATTTCcaagacccaatgtggcccttgatccaaaaagtttggacacccctggttTAGTGTTTTGTCTTATCATTGCTCTGCAGGAGTCTAATTGTGCCTGATGTGtgaatgatttgagaccattagttagttttgagcgaagttaaaagtgttttgaggtgattgttcagttttgaaACAaaattgaagggtttcgagaatgtagtttgagaaatgagttttgtgttcacagttttgagaaaaaggtcaAGAGATCTGAAAAAGGTGTTAGAATAACTACAAGAACAATGGTAGTGATATAGAAGAAAGTTTTAGAGTATCTAGAGTTCACTTAATTCaggcaatttatttatttaaacttTACCTGAATTGTGGGTCTTATGTTCTTTAGTATTCAGCttctctttattttcattttcagtctGTTGTAAGGTGTCCTCCAGTTTCagtctcttctctacctcctcccTCATAGTTCTTTTCATCTGTTCATGCAGGCCATGTGAATAGGAGTAGCCCATGTTCTTCCTCAGTAAcacctccatcttctccagcagctcctttACCTGTCGATGCCCTTTTGGATTTATGTTATTAAAGACGTGATATCCTCCACCAGCTCTATTCACAACAGTCTGCAGTCCAGAACTCTCCTGCAAGAACTCCTCAACTAATTTTCCTTTCATCTGGTCTCCTTCAGTAAACAAAATGATTGTGAATTTCAGGGCCTCTTCGCTAAAACTGTTCTGGATCCACTTTACTTCATTCTTGTCTTCCTCTGTGAATCTACTCAGGGGAACCACCAGTAAGAAAACATGGGGTCCGAGACCTAACTGTGCCTTTTCTGACAGCCATGAACCATTCCTTGATGTGATGCCTGGTGTGTCAATGACAGTGATATTTCTTCCCTCTACAACTCCACTTTGTCTCTCACAGTATGTGATCACTGGTAAAGCAGATGTTTCAGACTTAAATgcctctctgcccaggatggtgtttcctgatgCACTCTTTCCTGATCCAGTCTTCCCCAACAACATCACTCTCAGTTCAGGAAGGTCAAGATGACCTGTGAGAAcacagtgattattaactgtGATGATGTGTGTTCTTAGCCACAATCAATGTTATTGTACTGTAGGTAAATAAATGACTGCATTTACCTTCACCATGGGAGTAGTAGTGGAATCTGATGGTTATTAGTGACATGCTCAGGATGCTCAAAATAATCGGCAccatccatgaaataactgcatTTACTGTATAGTAATGAATCCACAAACAAAATGAGTCATTGTTGATATTCACATAAATGCATACATCAGTCACATGTGCTTTTGCCATTACCTGAAATATATGCAGTATTTTGTCTCTTCTTCCCATccatttgatctctctctctcttcctctcctcttcttgttTTACAGCTGACTTCacctctttcttcatctcctctctttccttctctcttttcctctcctcttcttgttTTACAGCTGACTTCACTTTCTCATGCTCTTCATAGATGTGCGCATAACCCAAGTTCTTCAACAGTGCATTATCAATCTTCTTAAAGAGTCCCTTCACCTGGTCATTGTCTGTTGGCAAGTTGTAATGGAAGACATGATATCTTCCGTCCACACTAGCAAGAATAGTTTGGAGTGTGAAACTCTCCTGCAGAAACTCCTCGACTGATTTTCCTTGCAGCTGGTCTAGTCCAGTGAACAGAACGATGGTGAACCTCAGAGCAGCCGCACCAAAGATTGTTGTAATCCACTCCACCTCACTGCTGTCCTCCTCTTTGAACTGACCCAGGTGAATCACCAGTAAGAACATGTGAGGTCCTGGTTGTACCTTTTCCTTTTCTGACAGCCATGAACCGTTCCTTAATGTGATGCCTGGTGTATCAATGACAGTGATGCTTCTTCCCTCTACAACTCCACGTTGACGCTCACAGTTATTGGTCACTTGTAAAGCAGATGCCTCAGAGTTAAATgcctctctgcccaggatggtgtttcctgatgCACTCTTTCCTGCTCCAGTCTTCCCCAACAACATCACTCTCAGCTCAGGAAGGTCAACATGGTCTGCcaatataaataaacatgatcATTTCAACATCAAGGTCACATGTTTCCTTAATCTTTGACGGCCATTTTATGTTTCCTTAATCTTTGACGGCCATTAACTAATGCAAATAGCTACTGTACTTAAAGGATGTGAATGTTCAAATCTGCCTAGAGCAGGCGTCACCACAAACTGAATGGCTGTTCAAGAAGAATACACCAAAGGCTTCTAACGCTGAAGGAGTTAAAAACTTCTGCAGCTGAGATCGGAGAAAGTCTTCATACAGCAACGTTTGAGTTCTTCACCATTCAAAGGTCTATGGGTGTGTGGCAAAGCTGTTATTAAATCTTGACTTAACTTCACCCAAATAAATATGGGAAACTCCAAGGTCAAATTCTTTGAGCACAAAGAGCTTTTTGACCATCAGACTAGGTGGCGGGTACTTTTACTGGATATTACATTGAGACCCTGTACAAATGTTCTGCAGTTCCTGCTCCGTAAGCTGAACATCGCTTGGGCAGTTTATGTgtaaagtccctttcccacatgagcgagacatccggatgttaaacggatatcaaactggtggctgtatgtgggaacgcaaaactcgggtattttcttacccggaactctccctactagccccctagtactacatctagatgttacccgggtgcgcttaggtgggaacgcagccggcacagttctgggtagagaggggggcgtaccgatgacgtatagaaatgtgCCCTTGCGGCGCGAGgctgaaagtacaaattgccatggtaacgataaacattgccctaccaGTACCACAGACGAGAACATCGGAGTACCGAAAACAGTGacgttttgttgtgtacgtacaataaaaaattaaactgcaatcatgttgttgtgtttgttgcgggacaggcaggattatccttgcaaacatcgtcacatgaacatgaacatgaaaagcCTAATAGttcgatggctttggtcatttgatgaataggctagtATGATGGCCTCTTAAATTGGCTTTCACACCTgctacgtgaatagcttgaagtgttgtcgattagcttgcaactagctgattactgtatactgtagttattaggctacagtagttagcaattaaca from Sardina pilchardus chromosome 1, fSarPil1.1, whole genome shotgun sequence includes:
- the LOC134066340 gene encoding GTPase IMAP family member 8-like, with translation MTDFRSLESMEGEGSLYKDIEDPELPIDLHTADLYTSCTHQLECDISLGNIQNAAKQDHVDLPELRVMLLGKTGAGKSASGNTILGREAFNSEASALQVTNNCERQRGVVEGRSITVIDTPGITLRNGSWLSEKEKVQPGPHMFLLVIHLGQFKEEDSSEVEWITTIFGAAALRFTIVLFTGLDQLQGKSVEEFLQESFTLQTILASVDGRYHVFHYNLPTDNDQVKGLFKKIDNALLKNLGYAHIYEEHEKVKSAVKQEEERKREKEREEMKKEVKSAVKQEEERKRERDQMDGKKRQNTAYISVNAVISWMVPIILSILSMSLITIRFHYYSHGEGHLDLPELRVMLLGKTGSGKSASGNTILGREAFKSETSALPVITYCERQSGVVEGRNITVIDTPGITSRNGSWLSEKAQLGLGPHVFLLVVPLSRFTEEDKNEVKWIQNSFSEEALKFTIILFTEGDQMKGKLVEEFLQESSGLQTVVNRAGGGYHVFNNINPKGHRQVKELLEKMEVLLRKNMGYSYSHGLHEQMKRTMREEVEKRLKLEDTLQQTENENKEKLNTKEHKTHNSELQDMRRIKGHAVDVTLDPDTAHAYLTLSADGKQVRHGDTWQNVPDSPKRFSSVISVLGKQGFSSGKFYYEVQVKGKTAWSLGVARESITRKGTITLRPENGYWTIRLRDGNEYAALAGPPVLLSLKVQPQRVGVFVDYEAGLVSFYGADCWYHLYSYTNVKFTETLYPYFSPRTNKGGENSSPLIISTVSICPVK